The DNA sequence CCGAGGAGAACATCTCGGCGGCCAGGCTGCGACTCCTGAGCGAGATTCGCGCCGAACAGCGGCCTGCGCGGTCGCGCGCTGCACGACGCCCGTGGATCATCACGGCAAGCCTCGTCGGCGCTGCGGCGGCAGCGACGGCCGGAGTTCTCGTGGTCGGCAACCTCGCGACACAGATCACCGGTGGCGTCGAGGCGATTCCGACCGTCGTGCCCGAGCCAGCGTCGGACCCGACGGTGGAGCCGACGCCGGAGCCGACGGTGGAGCCGTTGACGGCTGCCGGAGCCTTCAGCGCGGCGGGAGCATCCGCGAGCACGTTCGCCGGATTGACGGTCGCGCCGGGGCAGTATCTTCGCGTCGCGACGACGATGACGGGCCTCGTCTTCCACGAGCCGGTCAACGGGTGGGGAGGGTATTCCGTCGACCGCTCCAATGCCACGAGCGCGTGGAGTGTGCTGGGGAGTTCGGAGACGTACCTCCCGGCCGACCAGTACGGAGAGTGGCGCTACGTCGGACATCCGGTCCAGATCGGCGAGCTCTTCGGCGCCGACGCAGGACCAAATGCGCAGCAGTACCTCCAGGAGGTCGCGCACAGCTCCTACGACCCCACCGGCGAGATCGGCGGGGCCGGCGCGCCCTGGCCGACGGCGGGCGGCAGCTCTCTGGCCGCGTTCTACGACGCGATGCCGAAGGACCCCGCGCAGCTCATCGCCTGGATCGACGAGAACCAGCAGACCCCGCCGGAGTCCGACAACGCGAAGGTCGGCTGGTTGCTGATCGAGTTGCTCGCCCGCAACGGCGGCACCGCCGACGCCCGCGCTGCCATGTATGCCGCGCTGAGCATGCTGGACGGATTCGCTGTGACGAGCACGGTCGGCAACGTCGTGACAGTCGCGCTCGACACGCCGACCCAGGACCTGTCCGGGAATCCCGCGATCCAGCGCCGCACCGCCACGATCGACATCAGCACGGGGCTGGTGCAGGAGACGACGTCGACGACCGGATCGGGATCCGCACTGGTTCCGGATTCGACCCCTGACATGAGGAATGTGTACGCGATGACCGTCGTGAACGGCGCTCCGTGACGCTCGACACACCGTCAGCGCTCGTGCCTTCGACCATCGTGGACGTGAGTTACACCTACACGCACAGCATCGTGGACCGACTACCGTGAACGAGTTTCGAACCGTCCCGAGCCGCAGAGGCAATACATAGTGTGAACACAGACAGCGAGATCATTCAGCGATCGCTCGGGCAACCCCGGGCGTTCGCCGAACTCTTCGACAGACATGCCGGAGTGGTGGGACGGTACGCCGCCCGACGGCTCGGGGTGGATGCTGGCGAGGACATCCTCAGCGAGACGTTCCTCGTCGCGTTCGCCCGCCGGAAGGCGTTCGACACCGCGTGGGACAGCGCACTGCCGTGGTTGTTCGGGATCGCGTCCCGACTCATCCGGAAGCATCGGGCGACGGAGGCCAAGCACCTCCGGTCGAGCATCGAGTCCGCCCACCGTGAGGAGCACATCTCGCACGGCGACCTCGAGACGACGATCGCCCGGCTGGACGCCGAGATCTCGACCCGCGAGCTCGCCCCGCGGATCGCGTCGCTGTCGACGAAGGACCGGGAGACGCTCCTGCTGTACGCCTGGGGGGACCTGACGTACGAGGAGGTCGCCGCGGCCCTCGGTGTCCCCGTGGGCACGGTGCGCTCCCGCATCAACCGCGTGCGCACTCGGCTGAATCCGCACCGCAGTGCCGGCCGCACCTCAATCGTGAAGCAGAAGGAAGGAGAAGTCGATGGACGTTTTCGAGCGCGTGCGTGAGGTCAACACGGGGGTGAGCCTCACCGACGAGCGAATCGCCGGAGCGCGAGTCCGGCTTCTCGAGGGCATCGACACCGGTGTGGTGACCGCGCGCAAGCGCGCAAGCCGCCGGCCGATGTTCCTCATCGCCGGGGCCGTCGCCGGAGTCGCCGCGGCGACCGCGACGGTCGTGGTGGTCGGTCAGCTCACGGCGCCGGCCCCGCAGGTGGAGGCGATCCCCGCACCCACCGTAGAGCCGACGCGACAGCCGGGGGAGGTGCTCCCGCATCCCGCGCCGACCGGAGGGACCGGGATCACGGAGCCCTTCCCCGGCACGACCCCGCAGGCCGGGCAGTATCTGAGCGTGCAGAACATGACCGAGACGCTGCTCTACCGGGATGGGCAGGACGTCTACCAGGGTGACTTCCCTTACGGCCCGCTGACCAGTGCACTGTTGGTCAGAGGGCATTCGGCGACCTACATGCCGGCTGACCGATCCGGCGAATGGATCTCCGTGAACGGACCGGACGCTGAACGAGTGCGATTCTTTCCGGAAGATCAGTGGCCCGCTGGGGCGCTCGCGTGGGACAACATCCTGCCCGTGCGCCCGGATGTCACCGAATCACGGGATACCCGCGACGTCGTCGACGGCTCGCCCGAGCCCGGCTCGGCCGCCTTCTATGCACAGTTCCCGGCGGACCCCCAGTCTCTGCTCGACCAGTTGCGCGCGAAGGACCGCGGACACGAACAGAGGGATGCCGAGAGGCGTGATGCGGCTGTGCAGGACATCGTCACCGTTCTGAGAGTCAGCGACGCCCCGGCCTCGGTGCGCCAGACCTTCGTGGCTGCGCTTGCGCTCTCAGGAGCGGAGGTCGTTTCCGCTGCGAACGGCATCACCACCTATCGCATGAGGTACGACCACTTCGGTGCTCGCACCGACACGATCTCGATCAGCGATGCGACAGGGTGGGCCACCGAGTACACCCTGCGCTGGGATCGCGTGTCTGGGTCTTCCGCAGACGGCGACGTGGTTCCCCCGACGGTCCCCGACATCCGCATGACCTACAGCGTCTCGATCGTCGACGCAGTCCCGTAACCGGCACGACTCATGAGCCCCGGCATCCACCGCGGATGCCGGGGCTCGTCGCGGCCGTGATGTCGGACGTCGAAAGTAGACTCGGATCATGGCCTCCGACTCCTTCGTCCACCTTCACGTGCACAGCGAGTACTCGATGCTGGACGGTGCGGCGAAGATCGCGTCGATGACGCAGGCGGCCGCCGATTACGGGATGCCGGCGATCGCCGTCACCGACCACGGCAACACCTTCGCGGCGTTCGAGTTCTACAAGGCGGCGAAGGCCGCGGGCATCAAGCCCATCGTGGGCCTCGAGGCCTACGTGACGCCCGGAACCCACCGCAGCGACAAGTCGCGCGTGCAATGGGGCTCGCCCGATCAGAAGAGCGACGACGTCTCGGGATCCGGCGCGTACACCCACATGACCATGTGGAGCGAGAGCACGCAGGGCATGCACAACCTGTTCCGGCTCAGCTCGTTGTCGAGCATGGAGGGGTACTACTTCAAGCCCCGCATGGACCGTGAGCTGCTGCAGACTTACGGCAAGGGGCTGATCGCGACCACGGGATGCCCGTCCGGCGAGATCCAGACCCGGCTGCGGCTCGGACAGTACGACGCGGCGCGCGCGGCGGCGGCGGAGTTCCAGGACCTGTTCGGCAAGGAGAACTACTTCGCCGAGATCATGGACCACGGGCTCTCGATCGAGCGACGTGTCATGACCGACCTGATCCGGCTCGCGAAGGATCTCAACATCCCGCTGGTCGGAACGAACGACTCCCACTACACGCACCAGCACGAGGCGGATGCGCACGAGGCGCTGCTCTGCGTGCAGTCCGGCTCGACGCTCGACGATCCGAATCGCTTCAAGTTCGACGGCGACGGGTACTACATCAAGACCGCCGCCGAGATGCGGCAGCTCTTCCGCGACCACCCCGAGGCCTGCGACAACACCCTCCTCATCGCCGAGCGCTGCGAGGTGGAGTTCAACACCTCCGCGAACTACATGCCGCGATTCCCGGTTCCGGACGGCGAGACGGAGGACAGCTGGCTGATCAAGGAGGTCGAGGCCGGCCTGCACTACCGCTACCCGAACGGCATCCCCGACAAGGTGCGCAAGCAGGCCGAGTACGAGACCGGCATCATCCTGCAGATGGGGTTCCCCGGGTACTTCCTCGTCGTCGCCGACTTCATCAACTGGGCCAAGGACAACGGCATCCGCGTGGGTCCGGGCCGTGGCTCCGGTGCCGGCTCCATGGTCGCGTACGCCATGAAGATCACCGACCTCGACCCCCTCGAGCACGGTCTCATCTTCGAGCGGTTCCTGAACCCCGACCGCGTCTCCATGCCTGACTTCGACGTCGACTTCGACGACCGTCGCCGCGGCGAGGTCATCGAGTACGTGACGAGGAAGTACGGCTCGGAGCGCGTCGCGCAGATCGTCACGTACGGCACGATCAAGTCGAAGCAGGCCTTGAAAGACGCCGGACGCGTGCTCGGTTTCCCCTTCAGCATGGGGGAGCGTCTCACCAAGGCCATGCCGCCGCCCGTGATGGGCAAGGACATGGAGCTCGGTGGCATGTTCGACTCCGCGCACCCGCGCTACAAGGAGGCGAGCGAGTTCCGCGCGCTCATCGAGACCGACCCCGAGGCGAAGACCGTCTTCGACCGGGCGCTCGGACTCGAGGGGCTCAAGCGTCAGTGGGGCGTGCACGCCGCCGGCGTGATCATGTCGTCCGAGCCGCTGCTCGACATCATCCCGATCATGCGCCGCGAGCAGGACGGCCAGATCGTCACGCAGTTCGACTACCCGTCGTGCGAGTCGCTCGGCCTCATCAAGATGGACTTCCTGGGGCTCCGCAACCTCACGATCATCTCCGACGCGCTCGACAACATCCGCACCAACCGAGGCGAGGAGCTCGACCTCGAGCACCTCGCGCTCGACGACCGCGGCGCCTACGACCTGCTCGCCCGAGGAGACTCGCTCGGGGTGTTCCAGCTCGACGGCGGGCCGATGCGCTCGCTCATGCGCCTGATGAAGCCCGACAACTTCGGCGACATCTCGGCCCTCATCGCCCTGTACCGTCCTGGACCCATGGGTGCCAACTCCCACACCAACTACGCCCTCCGCAAGAACGGCATGCAGCCGATCACCCCGATCCACCCGGAGTTCACGGAGTCCCTGGCCGACATCCTCGAAGAGTCCTACGGTCTGATCATCTACCAGGAGCAGGTCATGGCCATCGCGCAGCGCGTGGCCGGGTTCTCTCTCGGCCAAGCAGACATCCTGCGCCGTGCGATGGGCAAGAAGAAGAAGTCCGAGCTCGACAAGCAGTTCGAGGGCTTCCAGGCCGGCATGCACGCCAACGGTTACTCCGACGGAGCCGTGAACGCGCTCTGGGAGATCCTGCTGCCCTTCTCGGACTACGCCTTCAACAAAGCCCACTCCGCGGCATACGGTGTCGTGTCGTACTGGACGGCCTACCTCAAGGCGCACTATCCCGCCGAGTACATGGCCGCCCTCCTCACGAGCGTCGGCGACTCGAAGGACAAGATGGCGCTCTACCTCAACGAGTGCCGCCGCATGGGCATCAAGGTCCTCCCGCCCGACGTCTCCGAATCCATCAACTTCTTCGCCGCCGTCGGAGACGACATCCGCTTCGGTCTGGGAGCTGTCCGCAACGTCGGCAGCAACGTGGTCGACGGCATCGTCCAGGCTCGGAAAGACGAGCGCTTCACGTCGTTCCATCACTTCCTCGACAAGGTCCCCCTGCACGTCTCGAACAAGCGGACGGTCGAGTCGCTGATCAAGGCCGGCGCGTTCGACTCCATGGGCGACACCCGTCGGGCGCTCATGGAGATCCACGAGGATGCGGTCGAGGCAGCGGTCGACCGCAAACGCAACGAGGCCCAGGGGGCCATCGGCTTCGACTTCGACAGCCTCTACGACGGCATGGAGGAGGCGGC is a window from the Microbacterium sp. LWO14-1.2 genome containing:
- a CDS encoding sigma-70 family RNA polymerase sigma factor, which encodes MNTDSEIIQRSLGQPRAFAELFDRHAGVVGRYAARRLGVDAGEDILSETFLVAFARRKAFDTAWDSALPWLFGIASRLIRKHRATEAKHLRSSIESAHREEHISHGDLETTIARLDAEISTRELAPRIASLSTKDRETLLLYAWGDLTYEEVAAALGVPVGTVRSRINRVRTRLNPHRSAGRTSIVKQKEGEVDGRFRARA
- the dnaE gene encoding DNA polymerase III subunit alpha, producing MASDSFVHLHVHSEYSMLDGAAKIASMTQAAADYGMPAIAVTDHGNTFAAFEFYKAAKAAGIKPIVGLEAYVTPGTHRSDKSRVQWGSPDQKSDDVSGSGAYTHMTMWSESTQGMHNLFRLSSLSSMEGYYFKPRMDRELLQTYGKGLIATTGCPSGEIQTRLRLGQYDAARAAAAEFQDLFGKENYFAEIMDHGLSIERRVMTDLIRLAKDLNIPLVGTNDSHYTHQHEADAHEALLCVQSGSTLDDPNRFKFDGDGYYIKTAAEMRQLFRDHPEACDNTLLIAERCEVEFNTSANYMPRFPVPDGETEDSWLIKEVEAGLHYRYPNGIPDKVRKQAEYETGIILQMGFPGYFLVVADFINWAKDNGIRVGPGRGSGAGSMVAYAMKITDLDPLEHGLIFERFLNPDRVSMPDFDVDFDDRRRGEVIEYVTRKYGSERVAQIVTYGTIKSKQALKDAGRVLGFPFSMGERLTKAMPPPVMGKDMELGGMFDSAHPRYKEASEFRALIETDPEAKTVFDRALGLEGLKRQWGVHAAGVIMSSEPLLDIIPIMRREQDGQIVTQFDYPSCESLGLIKMDFLGLRNLTIISDALDNIRTNRGEELDLEHLALDDRGAYDLLARGDSLGVFQLDGGPMRSLMRLMKPDNFGDISALIALYRPGPMGANSHTNYALRKNGMQPITPIHPEFTESLADILEESYGLIIYQEQVMAIAQRVAGFSLGQADILRRAMGKKKKSELDKQFEGFQAGMHANGYSDGAVNALWEILLPFSDYAFNKAHSAAYGVVSYWTAYLKAHYPAEYMAALLTSVGDSKDKMALYLNECRRMGIKVLPPDVSESINFFAAVGDDIRFGLGAVRNVGSNVVDGIVQARKDERFTSFHHFLDKVPLHVSNKRTVESLIKAGAFDSMGDTRRALMEIHEDAVEAAVDRKRNEAQGAIGFDFDSLYDGMEEAAPAKVPARPEWIKKDKLAFEREMLGLYVSDHPLAGLEVPLAKHASISIHDLNNSEDLQDGDQVTVAGLVTSVQHRVAKASGNPYGMITVEDFNGEVTVMFMGKTYTEFQHTLQQDSILAVRGRVSRRDDGLNLHAQSAFAPDVGSFDASGPLSLVLAEQRATERVMQQLADVLRRHNGDTEVVLRVHRGGTAKVFDVPMPVKVSADLFGDLKSLLGPTCLG